One genomic window of Luteitalea pratensis includes the following:
- a CDS encoding glycosyltransferase — protein MAIRTIHIDTARTWRGGQNQALLTVKGLRALGHPTMLVAHPDGELRRRAPQDTDLVPLAPRFEVDFHAAWKLARIIRAYEPVILHAHDPHGVALAALALGFRMPSPPPLLVASRRVDFRLGGNTLSRAKYRRVDRFICASAAIGRILAAGDVERDRIVTVHEGVDLQHVADATPVSLHETLWLPRGAPVVLNVAALVPHKGQRHLIEAFSEVVRAVPDARLVILGQGELHEALVKQVQHHDLEKHVFLPGFRTDVLSLMKTADVFVMSSVMEGLGTSLLDAMACARPIVATDTGGIPEVVVHEETGLLVPPRDAGALAEALVLLLEDEDLARQYGASGYERVHHRFSVEHMVGDTVAVYEEMLARR, from the coding sequence ATGGCGATCCGCACGATCCACATCGATACGGCACGCACGTGGCGCGGCGGTCAGAACCAGGCGCTGCTCACGGTGAAGGGCCTCCGCGCCCTCGGACATCCGACGATGCTCGTGGCCCATCCCGATGGCGAGCTCCGCCGGCGAGCGCCGCAGGACACCGATCTCGTACCGCTCGCGCCACGCTTCGAGGTCGACTTCCACGCGGCCTGGAAACTCGCGCGCATCATCCGCGCCTACGAGCCCGTCATCCTGCACGCCCACGACCCGCACGGCGTGGCACTCGCCGCGCTGGCGCTGGGGTTCCGCATGCCGTCACCGCCGCCGCTGCTCGTGGCGTCGAGGCGGGTGGACTTCCGGCTCGGGGGCAACACCCTCTCGCGCGCGAAGTACCGTCGCGTGGACCGCTTCATCTGCGCCTCGGCGGCCATCGGACGCATTCTTGCGGCCGGCGACGTCGAACGGGACCGCATCGTCACGGTTCACGAAGGCGTGGACCTGCAACACGTCGCTGACGCGACTCCGGTGTCGTTGCACGAGACGTTGTGGCTGCCTCGCGGCGCACCTGTCGTGCTCAACGTCGCGGCGCTCGTTCCCCACAAGGGACAGCGGCACCTGATCGAGGCCTTCTCCGAGGTGGTGCGCGCCGTGCCGGATGCTCGACTCGTCATCCTCGGCCAGGGCGAACTGCACGAGGCGCTCGTGAAGCAGGTGCAACACCATGACCTCGAGAAGCACGTGTTCCTGCCTGGCTTCCGCACCGACGTGCTCTCGCTGATGAAGACGGCGGACGTGTTCGTGATGAGCTCGGTGATGGAAGGGCTGGGAACGTCGCTGCTCGATGCGATGGCCTGTGCCCGCCCGATCGTCGCCACCGATACGGGAGGCATCCCGGAAGTCGTCGTGCACGAGGAGACAGGACTGCTCGTGCCGCCGCGCGATGCCGGAGCGCTCGCCGAAGCGCTGGTCCTGCTCCTCGAGGACGAGGACCTCGCCAGGCAGTACGGGGCGTCAGGCTACGAGCGCGTTCATCACCGGTTCAGCGTCGAGCACATGGTCGGCGACACTGTCGCGGTGTACGAGGAGATGCTGGCTCGAAGGTAG
- a CDS encoding glycosyltransferase family 2 protein, with translation MPPISVILITKDAAAHVERALQSVAWAAERIVVDCGSRDATLALAEPLATRVETHPWAGYGAQKNHAASLARHDWVLSLDADEAITETLRDQIAALPTNPGAAAFRMPRVTWYLGRWMRTTDWYPDRAVRLYDRRRAHWDDRPVHESLVVSGDVADLGGEIEHRPYADVAQHLARMNHYTTLAAAQMQAQGREARAWHLLLHPLAAFLRNYVARGGFRDGAPGLIVSMLGGVYVLQKYVKLWERQRQAP, from the coding sequence GTGCCGCCGATCTCGGTGATCCTCATCACGAAGGACGCCGCCGCGCACGTCGAACGGGCCCTGCAGTCCGTGGCGTGGGCGGCGGAGCGGATCGTGGTGGACTGCGGCAGCCGCGACGCGACACTCGCCCTGGCCGAGCCGCTCGCCACGCGGGTGGAGACGCATCCATGGGCTGGGTACGGCGCGCAGAAGAATCACGCCGCGTCGCTCGCGCGCCACGACTGGGTGCTCTCGCTCGACGCCGATGAAGCGATCACCGAGACATTACGCGATCAGATCGCGGCACTGCCGACCAACCCCGGTGCGGCCGCCTTCCGCATGCCACGCGTGACGTGGTACCTCGGACGATGGATGCGGACGACCGACTGGTATCCCGACCGAGCGGTGCGCCTCTACGATCGCCGCCGGGCGCACTGGGACGATCGGCCCGTGCACGAATCGCTCGTCGTCAGCGGCGACGTCGCTGACCTTGGCGGCGAGATCGAGCATCGCCCCTATGCCGATGTCGCTCAACACCTCGCGCGCATGAACCACTACACCACCCTGGCGGCCGCACAGATGCAGGCGCAGGGCCGCGAGGCCCGCGCGTGGCACCTGCTGCTGCATCCGCTGGCCGCGTTCCTGCGCAACTACGTCGCGCGCGGCGGCTTCCGCGACGGCGCGCCGGGCCTGATCGTGTCGATGCTGGGCGGCGTCTACGTGCTGCAGAAGTACGTCAAGCTCTGGGAGCGTCAACGCCAGGCGCCGTAG
- a CDS encoding TolC family protein codes for MIPSVPSRFRRGLLALVMATAATTASAQQAPPPAPAPAPPPVASTQLTQPTTPVGPVRRISIDEAVTLSLEQNVSLAVQRMNPGISELDVVQSYAQWLPNLTGQFRFQSLEQPVATTLQSGSANFQQDQWLGNFGMDQLLPTGGFYSLGYQALRNENNNQFATLNPNTQGNFTFSFEQPLLRNRSIDITRQQILVSKNNLAISEMDFRNTVVSTVRDVKNAYWDLVVAQSALAVQRTTLELSLQTLGDNRKRVEVGTMAPIDIVQAEAEVASNEENVIIGEQTVAQAQDQLRALILDPRTVDFWNTTFETTDAPSLATSPVDVDAAVAKAMSGRLDLQQARKQLESNDVRLKYFKNQTLPALSANVDYGLAGLGGTVLHRDGGGLDPGEITSTSSIPYSEVLKDVFGFAFPTWSFSLNVSYPIGRNGNKVNFERQQLTNEQNLLQLRDLERQVVQQVRDLARQVNTNLKRVSTTQAARSLAERRLEAEQKKFGVGLSTTFNVLQAQRDLAEARNNEQRAILDFEKSRVDFEASQEASISGAGAGSLTLGGAIGQGTGSAGSTTSVTPGAGRVGQNR; via the coding sequence GTGATCCCATCGGTTCCCTCTCGCTTCCGGCGCGGCCTGTTGGCGCTGGTGATGGCTACCGCCGCCACGACCGCGTCGGCGCAGCAGGCACCGCCACCCGCCCCGGCGCCCGCCCCACCGCCGGTGGCGTCCACGCAGCTCACACAGCCCACGACGCCTGTCGGCCCCGTCCGCCGCATCTCGATCGATGAGGCCGTGACCTTGTCGCTCGAGCAAAACGTGTCGCTGGCGGTGCAGCGGATGAACCCTGGGATCTCCGAGCTGGACGTCGTCCAGAGCTACGCGCAGTGGCTCCCCAATCTCACGGGCCAGTTCCGGTTCCAGAGCCTCGAGCAGCCGGTGGCAACGACCCTGCAGTCGGGCAGCGCCAACTTCCAGCAGGACCAGTGGCTCGGCAACTTCGGCATGGACCAGCTCCTGCCCACTGGCGGGTTCTACTCCCTCGGCTACCAGGCGCTGCGCAACGAGAACAATAACCAGTTCGCGACGCTGAACCCGAACACCCAGGGCAATTTCACGTTCAGCTTCGAGCAGCCGCTGCTTCGCAACCGCTCCATCGACATCACGCGCCAGCAGATCCTGGTGAGCAAGAACAACCTCGCGATCAGCGAGATGGATTTCCGCAACACCGTCGTGAGCACCGTGCGCGACGTCAAGAATGCGTACTGGGATCTCGTGGTGGCGCAGTCGGCCCTGGCGGTGCAGCGGACGACCCTGGAACTGTCCCTCCAGACGCTCGGCGACAACCGCAAGCGCGTGGAGGTCGGGACGATGGCCCCCATCGACATCGTGCAGGCGGAAGCCGAAGTGGCCTCGAACGAGGAGAACGTGATCATCGGTGAGCAGACGGTCGCCCAGGCCCAGGACCAGCTCCGGGCGCTGATTCTGGACCCGCGGACTGTCGATTTCTGGAACACGACGTTTGAAACGACCGACGCGCCCTCGCTCGCGACCTCGCCCGTCGACGTGGATGCCGCGGTCGCCAAGGCGATGTCGGGCCGGCTCGATCTGCAGCAGGCGCGCAAGCAGCTCGAGAGCAACGACGTCCGCCTCAAGTACTTCAAGAACCAGACGTTACCCGCGCTGTCGGCCAACGTCGACTACGGGCTGGCCGGTCTCGGCGGCACTGTGCTCCACCGCGACGGCGGCGGCCTCGACCCGGGCGAGATCACCAGCACGTCGTCGATTCCCTATTCGGAAGTCCTGAAGGACGTGTTCGGCTTCGCCTTCCCGACCTGGTCGTTCAGCCTGAACGTGAGCTACCCGATCGGCCGCAACGGCAACAAGGTGAACTTCGAACGCCAGCAGCTGACCAACGAGCAGAACCTGCTGCAGCTGCGCGATCTGGAGCGCCAGGTGGTGCAGCAGGTGCGCGATCTGGCCCGCCAGGTCAACACCAACCTGAAGCGCGTCTCGACAACCCAGGCCGCGCGTTCGCTCGCCGAGCGCCGTCTCGAGGCCGAGCAGAAGAAGTTCGGCGTGGGCCTCTCGACGACGTTCAACGTGTTGCAGGCGCAGCGCGACCTCGCCGAGGCGCGCAACAACGAGCAGCGCGCCATCCTCGACTTCGAGAAGTCGCGCGTCGACTTCGAGGCCTCCCAGGAAGCGTCGATCTCCGGCGCCGGCGCAGGCAGTCTGACGCTCGGCGGGGCAATCGGACAGGGCACTGGCTCGGCCGGGTCCACCACCAGCGTGACGCCGGGTGCGGGGCGCGTCGGGCAGAACCGGTAA
- a CDS encoding alpha/beta hydrolase family protein — MPLFQPRHLLATGLLGTALLSTLNAQTATTPVAAGSAASAEASAPQASGRFPLTVDSIMRGPALVGYPPTGLRWSGDGTRLYFEWQARDEDESATWVVAADGSGLRRLSDEDRRLAPPVVGQWDRARRRVLAAARGDIALLDTVAGTRTELTRTTGGESSPRWGRDETSVTFVRDGGLFLLPLNGGGVQQIAESGPKTPDPKKTDSQAALTAEETELLAHARETKRKRERDEARRDKESLPKLELRGRQTATDLQLDASGKYVWAVVTERPESARTADVPDYVTETGYVGDLPGRTKVGDVQNKVMLAVLDLQSRKATWLALPEAGGTEKEPRELRWGMPVLSDDGAIAVASVRSSDNKDRWLVRIDPATGKATVLDHLHDEAWVREGFGPGPSSYGWLPESHRVWFISERTGWMHLYVVDANVGGEARALTSGEWEITDVATSRDRRTFYLTTTEADPGERHVYAVGVDGGARARLTTMTGSSEGEISPDGKSIGLIYSAGNRPPEVYVAAYGGTAPATRVTTSPTQEWTSYRWLDPQVVTFPSRDGKTLHARLYTPEMVGAKRHASRPAVLFVHGAGYLQNAHRYWSSYYREYMFHHLLAARGYVVLDVDYRASAGYGRDWRTAIYRHMGGKDLEDIVDGAKYLATAQRVDPKRIGLYGGSYGGFITLMAMFTTPEMFAAGAALRPVTDWAHYNHPYTANILNLPQSDKEAYRRSSPIYFADGLKGALLICHGLVDVNVHAQDSIRLAQKLIELRKEHWELALYPVEDHAFEEATSWADEYRRILKLFEDNLKQTQNAER, encoded by the coding sequence ATGCCCCTGTTCCAGCCACGACACCTGCTTGCCACCGGACTGCTCGGCACCGCCCTGCTGTCCACGCTTAATGCCCAGACGGCTACGACGCCTGTCGCTGCGGGCAGCGCCGCCTCCGCCGAGGCTTCGGCGCCCCAGGCCTCCGGCCGATTCCCGCTGACCGTCGACAGCATCATGCGTGGACCGGCCCTGGTCGGCTACCCCCCGACCGGCCTCCGTTGGTCCGGTGACGGCACCCGTCTCTACTTCGAATGGCAGGCGCGCGACGAGGACGAAAGCGCCACGTGGGTGGTCGCTGCGGACGGCTCGGGCCTGCGCCGGCTCTCCGACGAGGACCGCCGGCTCGCACCTCCGGTCGTCGGCCAATGGGACCGAGCCCGGCGCCGTGTCCTGGCCGCCGCTCGCGGGGACATCGCCCTGCTCGACACGGTTGCGGGTACTCGCACCGAGCTGACACGCACCACCGGCGGCGAGTCGTCGCCACGGTGGGGACGCGACGAGACCTCCGTCACGTTCGTGCGCGACGGCGGGCTCTTCCTGCTGCCCCTGAACGGTGGCGGTGTACAGCAGATCGCCGAGTCCGGTCCGAAAACACCCGATCCGAAGAAGACCGACAGCCAGGCGGCGCTGACCGCTGAAGAGACCGAACTGCTTGCGCATGCGCGCGAGACGAAACGGAAGCGTGAGCGGGACGAGGCTCGCCGCGACAAGGAATCCCTTCCCAAGCTCGAACTGCGGGGCCGCCAGACCGCCACGGATCTGCAGCTGGATGCCTCGGGCAAGTATGTGTGGGCCGTCGTCACGGAACGCCCCGAATCGGCGAGGACCGCGGATGTCCCCGATTACGTCACCGAAACCGGCTACGTCGGCGACCTGCCCGGACGGACCAAGGTCGGCGACGTCCAGAACAAGGTGATGCTGGCCGTGCTCGATCTGCAATCGCGCAAGGCGACGTGGCTCGCATTGCCCGAAGCCGGCGGCACCGAGAAGGAGCCGCGAGAACTCCGCTGGGGCATGCCGGTGCTCTCCGACGATGGCGCGATCGCGGTCGCATCGGTACGTTCGTCGGACAACAAGGATCGCTGGCTGGTACGGATCGACCCTGCGACGGGCAAGGCCACCGTCCTCGATCACCTGCATGACGAGGCCTGGGTGCGCGAGGGCTTCGGCCCGGGTCCCTCGAGTTACGGGTGGTTGCCGGAATCGCATCGCGTCTGGTTCATCTCGGAGCGCACCGGCTGGATGCACCTGTATGTCGTCGACGCCAATGTCGGCGGCGAGGCGCGCGCGCTCACCTCGGGCGAATGGGAAATCACCGACGTCGCCACCTCCAGAGACCGTCGCACGTTCTACCTGACCACGACGGAGGCGGATCCGGGGGAGCGTCACGTCTACGCCGTCGGCGTGGATGGTGGGGCCCGGGCGCGGCTGACGACGATGACCGGATCGAGCGAGGGGGAGATCTCGCCCGACGGCAAGTCGATCGGGTTGATCTACTCGGCCGGCAACCGCCCGCCCGAGGTGTACGTCGCGGCGTATGGTGGCACCGCCCCGGCGACCCGCGTGACGACGAGCCCCACCCAGGAGTGGACCTCGTATCGCTGGCTCGATCCGCAGGTGGTCACGTTTCCGTCGCGTGATGGCAAGACTCTCCACGCGCGCCTGTACACGCCGGAGATGGTCGGCGCGAAGCGGCACGCCTCGCGCCCGGCGGTGCTGTTCGTCCATGGCGCGGGCTATCTCCAGAACGCGCACCGGTACTGGTCGTCGTACTACCGCGAGTACATGTTCCACCACCTGCTGGCGGCGCGCGGCTACGTCGTGCTCGACGTGGACTACCGCGCGAGTGCCGGCTACGGGCGCGACTGGCGGACGGCGATCTACCGGCACATGGGCGGCAAGGACCTCGAGGACATCGTCGACGGCGCGAAGTATCTCGCGACCGCGCAGAGAGTCGATCCGAAGCGCATTGGTCTCTATGGCGGCAGCTACGGCGGGTTCATCACGCTGATGGCGATGTTCACGACGCCGGAGATGTTCGCCGCCGGCGCCGCGCTGCGGCCCGTGACCGACTGGGCCCACTACAACCACCCGTACACGGCCAACATCCTCAACCTGCCGCAGTCGGACAAGGAGGCGTACCGCCGCAGCTCTCCGATCTACTTCGCCGACGGGTTGAAGGGGGCGCTCCTGATCTGTCACGGCCTGGTCGACGTGAACGTGCACGCACAGGATTCCATCCGCCTTGCGCAGAAGCTGATCGAGTTGCGCAAGGAGCACTGGGAACTCGCGCTCTATCCAGTCGAAGACCACGCCTTCGAGGAAGCCACGAGCTGGGCCGACGAATACAGGCGGATACTGAAACTGTTCGAGGACAACCTGAAGCAAACGCAGAACGCCGAACGCTGA
- the pyrE gene encoding orotate phosphoribosyltransferase, which translates to MTSDSVLALFRHRGALLEGHFVLSSGLHSGGYLQCALVLQHPNDAEALGTALAAKVKAAGYKVDVVLSPAMGGLIIGHEVGRGLGVRAIFAERVDGTLTLRRGFRIDPGEHVLIVEDVVTTGKSTLETVAVAEHAGATVVAAASIINRGGGDEMNVPYVSLAEARFPTYPPDALPDHLRGVPVIKPGSRPGQK; encoded by the coding sequence ATGACTTCTGATTCCGTACTCGCTCTGTTCCGCCATCGTGGCGCCCTCCTCGAGGGCCACTTCGTCCTGTCCTCCGGGCTGCACAGCGGCGGCTACCTGCAGTGCGCGCTGGTCCTGCAGCACCCGAACGATGCCGAAGCGCTCGGCACGGCCCTCGCGGCGAAGGTGAAGGCGGCTGGCTACAAGGTCGACGTGGTGCTGTCGCCGGCGATGGGCGGCCTGATCATCGGGCACGAGGTCGGGCGAGGCCTCGGCGTGCGCGCGATCTTCGCCGAGCGCGTCGACGGCACGCTCACGCTGCGTCGCGGCTTCCGGATCGACCCCGGCGAGCACGTGCTGATCGTCGAGGACGTGGTCACGACCGGCAAGAGCACGCTCGAGACCGTGGCCGTGGCCGAGCACGCTGGCGCGACGGTGGTCGCGGCGGCCTCGATCATCAACCGCGGTGGTGGCGACGAGATGAACGTGCCCTACGTGTCGCTGGCCGAGGCGCGCTTCCCGACCTACCCGCCAGACGCGCTGCCGGATCACCTGCGCGGCGTGCCGGTCATCAAGCCCGGCTCGAGGCCCGGCCAGAAGTAG
- the truA gene encoding tRNA pseudouridine(38-40) synthase TruA — protein MPRVLLRVAYDGTAYAGWQRQENGPSIQAALEQALSPLAGGAATVTGAGRTDAGVHADGQAAHVDLPEGIDPDVVVRATNTRLPADIRVRSAALVPDDFHARFAAVSKTYRYAWLVSRVGHPLLARTHWLVSPPLDLAAMAAAAAVLGGTHDFAAFQSTGSPVTSTTRTITGVDLGVRPAADFGVQLSEHEKIVELELRGDGFLRHMVRAIAGTLLEVGYGRRAPDDFVRLLVGAPRGYAGPTAPPHGLTLLRVEYPLTTEERGEQGTRDREEVRRASREE, from the coding sequence GTGCCCCGCGTCCTGCTGCGGGTGGCGTACGACGGCACCGCTTACGCGGGCTGGCAGCGCCAGGAGAACGGCCCTTCGATCCAGGCGGCGCTCGAGCAGGCGCTGTCGCCGCTGGCAGGCGGCGCAGCCACGGTGACGGGCGCAGGCCGGACCGATGCCGGCGTGCATGCCGACGGGCAGGCCGCTCACGTCGACTTGCCCGAAGGCATCGACCCGGACGTGGTCGTGCGCGCTACCAACACGCGCCTGCCCGCGGACATCCGGGTGCGGTCGGCGGCGCTGGTGCCCGACGATTTCCACGCGCGGTTCGCGGCCGTGTCCAAGACCTACCGCTACGCGTGGCTGGTGAGTCGCGTGGGGCACCCACTCCTGGCGCGAACCCACTGGCTCGTCTCGCCACCGCTCGACCTCGCTGCCATGGCGGCGGCCGCCGCAGTTCTGGGGGGCACCCACGATTTTGCTGCGTTCCAGTCGACCGGCAGTCCCGTGACCAGCACCACCCGCACCATCACCGGCGTCGATCTGGGCGTCCGTCCGGCGGCCGACTTCGGCGTGCAACTGTCCGAGCACGAAAAGATTGTGGAGCTCGAGCTGCGCGGTGACGGGTTCCTGCGACACATGGTGCGAGCGATCGCCGGCACCCTGCTCGAGGTCGGCTACGGGCGCCGCGCGCCAGACGATTTCGTTCGCCTGCTCGTCGGCGCCCCGCGCGGATACGCCGGCCCCACGGCGCCGCCGCACGGACTCACGCTCCTCCGCGTCGAGTATCCCCTGACGACGGAGGAGCGCGGCGAACAAGGGACAAGGGACAGGGAAGAAGTCAGGAGGGCGTCAAGGGAGGAGTGA
- a CDS encoding isoprenyl transferase, with product MALDELLSWLSPGSPDVELARRLDFDRLPQHVAVIMDGNGRWAGLRHLPRVEGHRAGTRAVREVIETSARLGLKYITLYAFSVENWKRPAAEVATLMALLKRYLRSELETLLTNNIRFEVIGRTQELSPDVQHELHVAMERTNRNTGTVLTIALNYGGRAEIVDAVRAALTQGLRPDDLDEATFSRLLYTNGRPDPDLLIRTSGEMRVSNFLLWQIAYSEIYVTDTFWPDFRRTHMFEALLDYQRRERRYGGIAAVPGPPVAAGR from the coding sequence ATGGCGCTCGACGAATTGCTGAGCTGGTTGTCTCCAGGCTCCCCGGATGTGGAACTGGCCCGGAGGCTGGATTTCGACCGCCTGCCCCAACACGTGGCCGTCATCATGGACGGCAATGGTCGCTGGGCCGGCCTCCGGCACCTGCCCCGCGTCGAGGGGCATCGGGCCGGCACCCGGGCAGTACGCGAGGTCATCGAGACGTCGGCCCGGCTCGGCCTGAAGTACATCACCCTCTACGCCTTCTCGGTCGAGAACTGGAAGCGCCCGGCGGCCGAGGTCGCCACCCTGATGGCGCTCCTGAAGCGGTATCTGCGCTCCGAACTCGAAACGCTGCTCACCAACAACATCCGTTTCGAGGTGATCGGCCGGACGCAGGAACTCTCGCCCGACGTGCAACACGAACTGCACGTCGCCATGGAGCGCACGAACCGGAACACCGGCACCGTTCTGACCATCGCGCTGAACTACGGCGGGCGCGCGGAGATCGTCGACGCCGTTCGGGCGGCCCTGACCCAGGGACTGCGGCCCGACGATCTCGATGAGGCCACGTTCTCGCGCCTGCTCTACACCAACGGACGGCCCGACCCCGATCTGCTGATCCGCACCTCCGGGGAGATGCGTGTCAGCAACTTCCTGCTGTGGCAGATCGCGTACAGCGAGATCTACGTCACCGACACGTTCTGGCCTGATTTCCGGCGCACGCACATGTTCGAGGCGCTGCTCGACTACCAGCGCCGTGAGCGGCGCTACGGCGGCATTGCCGCGGTGCCCGGTCCGCCGGTGGCTGCAGGCCGGTGA
- a CDS encoding phosphatidate cytidylyltransferase, with translation MTRVLSGVMLLALTVFVFWGLPPWGTQAFAFVALVLALREYDNLVRRGGLDIVRGVGPALSIGMYGVLTFHLPAHHWLLVSGVAVGGALVLRGRVPAQATAVAAAMLFPVVYLGMGIATVPLVREAYGAPALMTLFLTQIGSDTAQYYTGRTFGRTPLSLALSPKKTREGAVGGVIAGALVLVGFGRVWLPGIPAWQLALLGVGVAVVGILGDLFESMLKRSADVKDSSDLIPGHGGMLDRIDALLFTMPLFYVTLQWLWAAGPSA, from the coding sequence GTGACGCGCGTCCTCAGCGGCGTCATGCTGCTGGCCCTCACCGTCTTCGTCTTCTGGGGCCTGCCGCCCTGGGGGACCCAGGCCTTTGCCTTCGTGGCGCTGGTGCTGGCACTTCGTGAGTACGACAACCTCGTGCGTCGCGGCGGGCTCGACATCGTGCGGGGCGTCGGACCTGCACTGTCGATCGGCATGTATGGCGTGCTGACGTTCCACCTGCCGGCCCACCACTGGCTCCTGGTCAGCGGCGTCGCGGTGGGCGGGGCGCTGGTGCTTCGGGGACGTGTCCCGGCGCAGGCCACAGCCGTGGCAGCGGCGATGCTGTTCCCGGTGGTGTACCTCGGCATGGGCATCGCTACCGTGCCACTGGTGCGCGAGGCCTACGGCGCCCCGGCGTTGATGACCCTCTTTCTCACGCAGATCGGCAGCGATACCGCGCAGTACTACACGGGCCGGACGTTCGGCCGGACGCCGCTCTCGCTGGCGCTCAGTCCGAAGAAGACGCGCGAGGGCGCCGTCGGGGGCGTGATTGCAGGAGCGCTCGTCCTCGTCGGATTCGGACGTGTGTGGCTGCCCGGTATCCCCGCCTGGCAACTTGCGCTGCTTGGCGTCGGCGTCGCCGTGGTAGGTATCCTCGGCGATCTTTTCGAGTCGATGCTCAAACGCAGTGCGGACGTGAAGGACTCGTCGGACCTCATTCCCGGCCACGGCGGCATGCTCGACCGCATCGACGCGCTGCTGTTCACGATGCCGCTGTTCTACGTGACGCTGCAATGGCTGTGGGCAGCAGGACCATCGGCATGA
- a CDS encoding 1-deoxy-D-xylulose-5-phosphate reductoisomerase has translation MAVGSRTIGMIRLAVLGSTGSIGVSALEVVAAHPDRLAVIGLAAGGNVATMQAQVARVRPKAVAMATRAATQDVQAGLPAAVRQGIETWASGREGLVAIATHPDVDVVLCACSGTEALEAVLAAIEAGKRIALANKEVLVMAGALVMAAARARGVDVLPVDSEHNAIHQCLAGHPQAHVRRLVLTASGGPFRSTPVEALASVTAADALSHPTWKMGRKITIDSATMMNKGLEVIEAHWLFDMPADRIDVVIHPQSVVHSMVEFTDGSMLAQLGVTDMKLPIQYAFTYPERWASPVPRLDWRQGLDLRFENADPGRFPCLRLAYDALRQGGAAPVVLNAANEIAVASFLGGHVPFTAIAATVADVLADASGQALDTASLAAIREVDAWARRRATTRLGTVESAGRGIIA, from the coding sequence ATGGCTGTGGGCAGCAGGACCATCGGCATGATCCGGCTCGCCGTACTCGGCAGCACCGGCTCGATCGGTGTGAGTGCCCTCGAAGTCGTCGCGGCGCACCCGGACCGGCTTGCCGTCATCGGCCTGGCCGCTGGCGGCAATGTCGCGACGATGCAGGCGCAGGTCGCCAGGGTTCGCCCGAAGGCGGTGGCGATGGCGACACGGGCCGCCACCCAGGATGTGCAGGCAGGCCTGCCGGCGGCAGTCCGGCAGGGCATCGAGACGTGGGCATCGGGGCGCGAGGGCCTGGTCGCGATCGCGACCCACCCCGACGTCGACGTCGTTCTTTGCGCCTGCTCGGGCACCGAGGCGCTCGAGGCAGTGCTCGCCGCGATCGAGGCCGGTAAGCGCATCGCCCTCGCGAACAAGGAAGTGCTGGTGATGGCCGGGGCGCTCGTGATGGCGGCGGCGCGCGCGCGCGGCGTGGATGTCCTGCCGGTCGACAGCGAGCACAACGCCATTCATCAATGCCTGGCCGGACACCCGCAGGCGCACGTGCGTCGGCTGGTGCTGACGGCGTCGGGTGGCCCCTTCCGCAGCACCCCGGTCGAGGCGCTGGCCTCGGTGACCGCCGCAGACGCCCTCAGTCACCCGACCTGGAAGATGGGGCGCAAGATCACCATCGATTCGGCCACCATGATGAACAAGGGCCTCGAGGTGATCGAGGCGCACTGGCTGTTCGACATGCCCGCCGATCGCATCGATGTGGTCATCCACCCCCAGTCGGTAGTGCATTCGATGGTCGAGTTCACCGACGGCTCGATGCTGGCGCAACTCGGCGTCACCGACATGAAACTGCCGATCCAGTACGCCTTCACGTACCCGGAGCGATGGGCGAGTCCGGTGCCACGGCTGGACTGGCGCCAGGGCCTCGACCTGCGCTTCGAGAACGCGGACCCAGGGCGGTTCCCGTGCCTGCGCCTGGCCTACGACGCCCTCCGGCAGGGCGGCGCCGCCCCGGTCGTGTTGAACGCGGCCAATGAAATTGCCGTAGCGTCTTTTCTGGGGGGCCACGTGCCCTTCACCGCCATTGCCGCGACCGTCGCCGACGTGCTCGCGGATGCCTCCGGGCAGGCACTCGACACCGCGTCGCTCGCGGCCATCCGCGAGGTGGACG